The Salvelinus fontinalis isolate EN_2023a chromosome 24, ASM2944872v1, whole genome shotgun sequence genome has a segment encoding these proteins:
- the LOC129821844 gene encoding uncharacterized protein LOC129821844: protein MVRVNMTTPLLMFVLLALPCYSAPGQLNRYGLPVSAHSRDFYVRSPRDHLCDSGTFDTLGFTCCEGVLHQGAGQSCCGNKSFNLTQASCCGGQLTLHVSQLVSDCCGSRAYDPLNQLCCDLQILIRTQPHSKCCGKELYNEDHQLCCGTVLQGRKVLTKMSGHHRCCGDHQFDQQSHCCCHITEPSNQVNPKPLNASCCAIQEVPHPPPAQTGQHMGIAQNSPNCMPGKKPCGLGACFNPRTERCCVNPSSHQGQSYSHDHTPGHYHSASCGSQVYNPDSKICCSGKLSNRVLGKNLCCGTTPYGVEDRGVLCCNRTLHRVVEDGYQCSPGGRLYRPSIDMVCGSRVLLNDPGKHCCGEETYDPQYEICCNGHKHHRLKNVSCCGGKAYDPSSGQMKCCAGTLYNLQVQDKLSEEAQCCGSVLMEAGSTQTCCSAPGLDLLYPTQQGFTCCGHRYPNASLWSCCAGVLHPRPEPHNTTKNMIPGPRLLPLEDLKTEVLCYNEVLLGSVESVSVKMNKRSIGMVNAMYMLASRANVSALPSPHYVTLPDHCSSPELVPGNTYIWVKKPSSDLISFISDLSDNSSPLYSILSRCRTLFLARSKAPHNV from the exons GTCTCCCAGAGATCACCTATGCGACAGTGGGACATTTGACACTCTAGGGTTCACCTGCTGTGAAGGAGTATTGCATCAGGGGGCTGGGCAGTCCTGCTGTGGAAACAAGTCCTTCAACCTCACCCAGGCTTCATGTTGTGGTG GTCAGCTGACTCTGCATGTGAGCCAGCTGGTGTCAGATTGCTGTGGTTCTAGGGCCTATGATCCACTCAACCAGCTCTGCTGTGACTTACAGATCCTAATCAGGACCCAACCCCATTCCAAGTGTTGTGGAAAAG AGCTTTACAATGAAGACCACCAGCTTTGCTGTGGAACTGTCCTTCAAGGAAGGAAGGTCCTGACCAAAATGTCTGGTCACCACCGGTGCTGTGGAGACCACCAGTTTGACCAGCAAAGCCACTGCTGCTGCCACATCACTGAACCATCAAACCAAGTCAACCCTAAGCCTCTCAATGCAAGCTGCTGTGCCATCCAGGAAGTGCCACATCCTCCCCCAGCGCAAACTGGTCAG CACATGGGAATTGCTCAGAATTCTCCAAACTG TATGCCTGGGAAGAAGCCTTGTGGTCTAGGTGCCTGCTTTAACCCAAGAACAGAACGTTGCTGTGTGAACCCTAGCTCTCACCAGGGTCAAAGTTACTCACATGACCATACTCCAG GTCACTACCATAGTGCTAGCTGTGGCTCTCAGGTTTACAATCCAGACAGTAAAATCTGCTGTTCCGGGAAGCTGTCCAATAGGGTGCTTGGAAAAAACCTG tGCTGCGGTACAACTCCGTATGGTGTAGAGGACCGAGGGGTGCTGTGCTGTAACCGGACCTTGCACCGTGTGGTGGAGGATGGGTACCAGTGCTCCCCAGGTGGCCGCTTGTATCGGCCATCCATTGACATGGTGTGTGGCTCACGCGTTCTTCTCAACGATCCAGGCAAACActgctgtggagaggagacatacGACCCTCAGTATGAAATCTGCTGCAACGGACACAA ACACCACAGGTTGAAAAATGTTTCCTGCTGCGGTGGGAAGGCCTACGACCCCAGCAGTGGCCAGATGAAGTGCTGTGCAGGGACTCTGTACAACCTGCAGGTTCAGGACAAGCTCTCAGAGGAGGCCCAGTGCTGTGGGAGTGTCCTGATGGAGGCCGGCTCCACCCAGACCTGCTGCTCTGCCCCAGGGCTAGACCTGCTCTACCCTACCCAGCAAGGGTTCACCTGCTGTGGGCACCGCTATCCCAATGCCTCCCTGTGGTCTTGCTGCGCCGGGGTCCTGCATCCAAGGCCTGAACCACACAACACCACCAAGAACATGATTCCAG GACCCAGGCTTCTACCACTGGAGGATTTGAAGACTGAAGTCCTGTGTTACAATGAAG ttcTGCTGGGGTCAGTGGAGAGTGTGTCCGTGAAGATGAATAAGCGGTCCATCGGGATGGTGAACGCCATGTACATGCTGGCCTCGCGTGCCAATGTCAGCGCCCTGCCTTCCCCTCACTACGTCACATTACCCGACCACTGCAGCTCCCCTGAACTGGTGCCGGGCAACACTTACATCTGGGTGAAAAAACCTTCCTCAGATCTCATAAGTTTCATCTCTGATCTCAGCGATAATTCCTCCCCTCTCTATTCCATCCTTTCCAGGTGCAGAACCCTTTTTCTTGCTCGGAGTAAAGCCCCACATAATGTTTGA